The genomic stretch cctggagaggtgtgtgtgtgtgcctggagaggtttgtgtgtgtgtgtgtgtgtgtgtgcctggagaggtttgtgtgtgtgtgtgtgtgtgtgtgcgcctggagtttgtgtgtgtgtgtgtgagtgagtgtgtgtgtggagatactcCCAgggtgaatgacagacagaccaaaaaggGTGCTCTTTCTTTCAACAAAATGCTCCAGGTACAAAGGGGAAACAATGTGTCATTTATCTGCATTTGTCCATTGATGATTTTATCAAATAAAACCCAGTTTGAAACATGTCGATCACTGTAGCTGCATTTGAATGGGATAGTGGTCACTGATGCCCAatgcctgaaaaaagaaaaagaaaaagaaaaagaaaaaaaaaggcaagacatTCTCTTCATAAACACAGCAGCATATTGTACACACTCGCACGTTTGCACATAAGCATACAGCAACACATGCAGTCAGTATAATATCAATTAGTGTTATTTTCTAACGTCTGGTCAAagctaggaaggaaggaaaacaccaTGTGATAAGTGAGATACATGTACaacatgtgcacgtgcacacacacatgcacacacacacacacacacacatgtacacacacacacacacacacatagagctgtATGACGGGGGGGAAAACAGCGTTGAACTGCAAACTTAAGAGTGAATGCGTGCCTGATTTTGGAGCCAATGAAGCATTCTAATAATGCTTGCAAgggtttcctttccttctttctctggcTTTAGGATATGGGCGGACAATTACATGCGTTTAGGGATCTTTCTTTACAGAGGACTGAAAATTAACATTGTACATACCTCCTCGTAGGAAAGGTGCAAGCCAGTCTCGAAGTTGTAGACACGAACACTGCCAGACACAACCGCTGAGTCGATTGCTCCAGTCACCACAAACCTGGAACAcgatataattatgtgcagtgacggccatatgtggagtgatggccttgaggtaacgcgtccacttaggaagcgagagaatctgagcgcgctggttcgaatcacggctcagccgccgatatttccccctcccctccactagaccttgagtggtggtctggacgctagtcattcggatgaggtcccgtgtgcagcatgcacttagtgtacgtaaaagaacccacgtcaacaaaagggttgttcctggcaaaattctgccgaaaattccacttcgataggaaaaacaaataaaactgcatgcaggaaaaaataaaaaaaaaatgggtggcgctgtagtgtagcgacgtgctctccctgggggaaagcagcccgaatttcacacagagaaatcagttgtgataaaaagaaatacaaatacatcaatgTGGTGACAGAGAAGGCTGTATGTTGAGGGTTACGTTTTGGGGTGTTGAGCATATTTGTATTGTATCTGTATaactccttttgtcacaacagatttctctgtgtggaattcgggctgctctgcccagggaaaGAGCGTTGCTACACTTAGAgcaccaacattttttttttggttgtattttttctgcctgcagtttttttcccctaccgaagtggatttttctgcagaatttttagccagggtcaacccttttgttgctgtgggttctttttcatgcgcttaatacatgctgcacacgggacctcagtttatcgtctcattcgaatgactagcgcccagaccaccactcaaggtctagtggagggggagaaaatactggcgactgccggtgtgattcgaaccagtgcgctcagattctctcgcttcctacgtagacgtgttacctgtaggccaacactccactacaaACATGTTACACACTTTGCTAGCTGAACAAATCCGTTTGCAgattaaagaaaaataataactAAAAAGGATAGGCGCTTTACTGTGGTGATAGGTGGCACGGTGTTTGGTTGGGAGGGGTTTCATtccttgggattttttttttttttttttcctgccttcatCTGCaaccatttcagtagcattactctcacgccgctcatttagattcccccatactcggccacacccgggttcgtccgtcgcagttccaccgtcggcagtccgcaaggaaccatcgatgttaggtcgtcaggaggccacacaccagaggagaccctgcactgctactgagtcgttggtgttcagtggtgcctgttctgattcaacgtacttagggcaccacctactaagccccctactaacgacaataatggcttagtcgcagagccagactgaggaagcgtccctcccagagtgaagaccgccaccatgtcttccaacaacagccccccatgaatctgccgacactgaagacattgacaggactcaacccaagcacagaagtggaggggtatcgaaactgaggtcaccatgagagcagggcatgaaaggccacagactttgagactgttttgtttatattgatgatgatgaacttgGGATTTTGTCCACTGAAGCTTTTTCCGACGTTGCAATGGGGGTTTTGTCCGCGTAACCTTCTCCTCaagggagagagaacaaagaaatctgttgtcacacacacacacacgcacgcacacacgcagacacacacacacaaacgcacgcacacgcacacacacacagaaacacacacacgcacgtacacacgtacacacacacacacgtacacacacacacgcacgcacacacacacacgcacacacacacacgtacacacacacacatgcacgcacacacatgcacgcacgcacacacacacacacacacacacacacacacacacacacacacacacacacacacgcgcgcgcgcgagagagagagagagaacatagaaatctgttgtgtcacacacacacacacacacacacacacacacatgcacacagacacacacacacgcacatagacacacacagacacacagacacacacacacgcacgcacacacgcagacacacacatccacacacacgcacgcacgcacacacacacacacacacagagaaacacacacgcacgtacagacgtacacacacacacgtacacacacgcacgcacgcacacacgcacacatacgcacacacgcacacacacacgcacacacacacacacacgcacgcacgcgcacacacacacacacacgcgcgagagaacatagaaatctgttgtctcacacacacacacacacacacacacgcacacacacacacacacacagaaacacacacacacgcgcgcacacacacacacacgcgcgcgcgcgcgcgcacacacacacacacacacacacgcacacacacatacacacgcacgaacacacacagacgcacatacagacgcacgcacgcacacacacacacacacacacacacacacgcgtgcacacacacacagacacacacacgcgcacacacagagaaacacacacagagaaacacacacacacacacacacacacacaccagactcacCTGTCGTAAGCACAGTCGGTGTTATGGCTAGCAGTGGAATCAGCATCCGTGTCCACCAGGAAGGTGAAACGGTCATCGTTCCATAACACGGTGTTGTGGTAGGCCCTGTTGGACAGGTAGCGACAGTCCGCGTTGAAGTCCCCGGCGATGATAAAGTTCTGGAACGGTCAGACCGAGTCCAGCTTGAgtgcagccatatatatatatatagatcagaatcagaatacctttattattgaACAAATCCATTTGCAgattaaagaaaaataataactAAAAAGGATAGGCGCTTTACTGTGGTGATAGGTGGCACGGTGTTTGGTTGGGAGGGGTTTCATtccttgggattttttttttttttgctgccccatcatctgcaaccAGTTCAGTAGCATTGTTGAGAAagtaagtgtggtgaagtctttTGATACATAGAAATTATAAGAAAAACGGTaaaaatttggcatacaacatatACATTAACAAAACAACACTCAACTCTGTCATAGCAAAGATCTGATTCTGATCCTCAGCATTGCATAGCAGTGTATGGCATAGCACGGTATAGCACAGCATgtttagtctagtctagtctagtctagtctagtctagtctagtacagcacagcagagtatagtatagtatagtatagtacagtacagtacagtacagtatagtacagcacagcacagcacagcacagcagagtatagtacagtatagtacagtatagtacagcacagcacagcagagcatagtatagtatagtatagtacagcacagcacaacacaacacacacacagcacagcagagtatagtatagtatagtacagcacagcacagcacaacacaacacagcacagcacagcacagcatagttttgtacagcacagcacagcacagcagagtatagtatagtacagcatagcacagcacagcacggctcagcacagcacgacacagcacagcacagcacagcatagtatagcacagcacagcacagtacagcacagcacagtatagtatagtagggtatagcgcagcacagcacagcacagcagagtatagtatagtatagcacagcacagcacagcacagcacagcacagcagagtatagtacagcacagcacagcacagctcagcacaatatAGCAAAGCAAAGTATAGTATATCGTAGTGTAGCTTGGCATGGCCGAACACGGCGTAGCGTATCGCAGCGTAACATAGCAGCATTATGTGTCAGTTGAAATATCAACAGTAGTAACAAAGTTCTGCCACAAAAAGCGGTCCAGCCAGGTCTTCagcatagtatagtacagtacatacagcatagcatagcatagcatagcatatagCATTGCATATCGCCGCAGAACACAGCGACATTCTGTGTTTGAAACGCCACAAATGGAGATCACACAATTATACCACAAAAAGTAGTCTGGTCAGATCTTCAGCACAGATGCTGAGTgtatcacagcacaccacaacacatcaaagTGTGGCACAGAGTTTCATATACCAGCGTAATAATAATTCATAGCAGCATTCTGTGTTTAAATCGCGAACAGTCATAAAGTTCTCCCACAGAATCAGTCTAGTAAGATCTTCAACATGGCATAGACTCGATTAGTAAGCTCatagcatggcacagcacactacaacatgCTATAGTTTGTGTACTATATTGTAgcgacagttcttcttcttctgcgttcactcgtatgcacacgagtgggcttttacgtgtatgaccgtttttaccccgccatgtaggcagccatactccgttttcgggggtgtgtgcatgctgggtatgttcttgtttccataacccaccgaacgccgacatggattacaggatctttaacgtgcgtatttgatcttctgcttgcatatacacacgaagggggttcaggcactaagcaggtctgcacatatgttgacctgggagatcgtaaaaatctccaccctttacccaccagccgccatcaccgtgattcgaacccgggaccctcagattgacagtccaacgctttaaccactcggctattgcgcccgtcatagcgACAGTTCAAATcactagaaaaacaaacaaaccaacaacaaattgCTGCCACAATCAAATCAGCTCAATCAGGTCCTCAGAGGAAACTGATCTTCTCACACAAGAATATGAACTCATATCTCAGGTCTTCGGAGAAGACTAATCTTTCCACACATGAATATGAACAGGTCTTTAGAGAAGACTAATCTTTTCACACTCGAATATGAACAGGTCTTTAGAGAAGACTAATCTGTTCACACTCGAATATGaacaggtcttcagagaagacgaATCTTTTGACACACGAATAATTATGTACTCCTACCTCAGGTCTTCAAAGAAGACTAATCTTTTGACACACGAATATGAACTCGTACCTCAGGTTGTCAGAGAATGCAGATATTTCCACACACCAATATGGACTCCTACCTTTGTGTGAAACACGCCGGCAGCGTGTTCATAGGCCCTGGCGAGAGCATCGATCTCCTCCCTCACACCGTCAGGTCTCAGGTGCACCCCCATCAGACCGAAAGTCGTCACACCTGGAacaaagacactagtatctcaTAGACGGTCAACTTCCTCCGCGCATCCGAAGAGCATCGGACAGAACGGTTTCCAGCACCTGCCGGGCAGAGCACTTCCGCTACGACTCGGAACACACGCGTTTCCGCACGTTgtaattctagtgtctatgcctggaacaagagaggcaaggccttcaagactcacttgtgataaattaagtcccctagcattaatttcagagtaatttcccttttttttattttttatttttttactatctgcaccaaaacgtttgcaaaaataaataaaaattccatgcttagcaaaagaagttcctgtttgaacaaaaaaatgataataatgactgctcttgttgttgtgtcagaatatcagatcaaagtgccaagtttagagaatacaaaaaatataaatataacagtgttactaagtgggtgaggagacagacaagataatggaagaaatatttttttgcgagttcagtcttcagtctctcactctctctgtaaacaaaaaaacagacacaaggaatttttcccTGAGCCAATTGTAAttattaaaaccaaaaaaaaatctttcattcaagctctcttcatcctgaaaaaaaaaaaaatcttaagaaacaggaacaaatgtcttgactatcacaagtcaaatttctttggaaaaaacctgatgatccagtcccaggatcgcctcagtcctaggccggacagcagcctactcacagtagtgtccactcactcgtgggaaaactcgggcacctcctcagtgaacatttcagttcaaggtccctccactccgtggccagtcacatggagccctgacaacTTTTTTTCAGTTCTTAGCTCTCGGCACACTCCATTTGAATTATTCCTAGCTAATTTTCAATGTTCCCCCTTCATTTActgttcccttattttattttattatatttgttattctttcacacaactcatgcattcatacaattttccaattaacaatacaatattcattcatgagtcacgtcttataaattacacaaatacacaaaaaagtattgatttatcaaaaagcaaacatttcaaaactaacagcaaaaactactatattcacaaactattcaatcattagttacatttcgaataaacaataaaataaattttcccacctgatgttcggaacattcaaggcacagaccacatcacatcacccgagctctgatgcattcagactgacactacagcacatacatatacccacacacaaacatgaacatgcacagctcacgattcacccacacttaccacgtgcaaaacattttcacattcatacaggtactcgaaatgtacaaacaaaaatttcgttcttcctctggccacaggcattcgaaactcactctgtcacaaacagtaaatgcagtttgcatataattaggcttcttttttaatttttttgtgcccatcccagaggtgcaatattgttttaaacaagatgactggaaagaactgaatttttcctatttttatgccaaatttggtgtcaactgacaaagtatttgcagagaaaatgtcaatgttaaagtttaccacggacacacggacacacacacacacacacacacacacagacaaccgaacaccgggttaaaacatagactcactttgtttacacaagtgagtcaaaaacgagtgCGATATACCTGTAAAATGACGCAAGGTCAATGTACAACATCGCCATGGACAATCAAGAACAACgtaggatgataataataatgataataatgtacatttacataacgccctttctctctgagagctcagggCTCTGTACATGAAAGAGAAATATTACAACTTACatgaaacattcatgaccactctttatcaaaaacccctcccccgccacacccctcccttcccacccacacatcTCCAAAACGAGccgacatgggtggtgttggagaacaagaaagccgagagtgcttatagataggttttaattaaaaagatgagtttttagtgatgagcgaaaagcagaaatagaatcagatgcacggatatgatgaggaaggttgttccagatgtgaggagcagcagagaagaaagaacgttcaccataggttcttgtattgacacgacgaagtttcaaaaggtaaacagtcagaggaagagcggagatttcttacgggagtgtaaacactgataaggtcagaaagacatGTAGGTCCTGCCGACCAGCGACAACAAAGAACAATTATAGTGATTACACCTGGAAATGGAATGCTGTACAAATAGACGGAGAGGGCAAcgaacaacaataatcatcaccacatacactgacaacgatgatgaaagtgatgacaAAACACActgtggttaactctctccatacgaacggcgaaagagacgacgttaacagcgtttcaccccaattaccatcatcaaaaaatattgcaagcggaaggctcttatactgaagacgtgaatgttgacaaagaataccacaattctgacgacggaagctaaaggttgggtcattcagacacccgctggacatccgaggggtctgtgtagaggagaagagagcactggccgtactgagtgagttaattaatgacAAACTAGATCTATGCCGTCCAGAAAGGAGGAGGACCTGGGACTTCTTCCATTTACGATTGCCAGTGCGTTTTTGCTCAGTTGACATCACTGAACAGTACACAAGAGGTACAAGTCACACATCAAATGCAAGCCACACTCATCTTGATAACATCTACCAAAGTTCAGCAGTCAAATGGTTAATGTACTGAacgaaatggaagaagaagaagaagaagcagaagaagaagaagaagaagaagaaaaagaagaagaagaagaagaagaagaagtgaacgaGAAATCCGACTGGACTGAACAGTAGAGAACAAGGCAGAGAAGGGTTCACGTTCAAATACATccccataaaaaaagaagagggatgaggatgggaagtgaaaagaagaaaaagaagaagaagaagaagaagaacaacaacaacagcagcaacaacaacaaggacaacaacaagaagaacaataacaaaaacaataacaacaagaacaacaacaagaacaataataacaagaacaacaacaataacaagaacaaaaacaacaacaagaacaacaacaaaaataacaacaacaacaacaacagcaacaataacaacaacaagaacgagaacaacaacaagaacaacaagaacaagagcaacaacaagaacaacaacaagaacaacaaaaacaacaagaacaataacaagaacaagaacaacaagaataacaacaacaacaacgagaagaacaagaagaagaacaaaagaagaacaacaagaaaaaagaacacaataacagcaacaccaaaaagAATTTCAAGAACAATAAAAGCatccagaacaagaagaacaacaagaacaagaacaagtacaagaacaagaacaacaacaagaacgacaacaataacaagaagaagaacgagaagaaaaagaagacaacaacagcaacaccaacaaaaattTCAAGATCAATAAGAGCATcaaaaacaagaataagaagaagaagaagaagaagaagaagaagaagcaccaaCTGGATTCAATGGTGTGGAACAGTGCGGAGAAAGGTTCACgttcaagaagaagaacaacaagaagaagaagacgaaacacCAACTGGATTCAATGGTGTGGAACAGAGCGGAGA from Babylonia areolata isolate BAREFJ2019XMU chromosome 6, ASM4173473v1, whole genome shotgun sequence encodes the following:
- the LOC143283028 gene encoding deoxyribonuclease-1-like 2 isoform X4, which encodes MLTPRVLIYIFAISHVAEATLTIGAFNIQRLSDSKMEDPTILKQVAQILVRFDVATIEEVIHPDAMRRVLEEVNRVGGPYHMTMSGELGRSVYKEHLAIIYRTDKVRLRNHVTYPDHEDAFEREPFSALFHTIESSVTTFGLMGVHLRPDGVREEIDALARAYEHAAGVFHTKNFIIAGDFNADCRYLSNRAYHNTVLWNDDRFTFLVDTDADSTASHNTDCAYDRFVVTGAIDSAVVSGSVRVYNFETGLHLSYEEALGISDHYPIQMQLQ